A single window of Syntrophus aciditrophicus SB DNA harbors:
- the lptB gene encoding LPS export ABC transporter ATP-binding protein, whose translation MSELSANGLVKIYSGRRVVDEIDLRIQPGEVVGLLGPNGAGKTTTFYMIVGLIRPDGGNILLNGEDVTHEPMYIRARKGLSYLPQEPSVFRKLTVEDNILAILETLKLSAEEKEKRLQELLGELVLTHLAKNKAYSLSGGERRRVEITRALVTSPRYILLDEPFAGIDPLAVADIQKIILKLRSKGIGVVISDHNVRETLSVCDRAYIVNAGKILVEGKPEDIASSEMARKIYFGEDFTL comes from the coding sequence ATGAGTGAGTTATCGGCAAACGGGCTGGTTAAAATATACAGTGGCCGCAGAGTCGTCGATGAAATCGATCTGCGGATTCAACCCGGCGAGGTTGTGGGGTTGCTGGGACCCAATGGAGCGGGTAAAACAACCACCTTTTACATGATTGTCGGTCTCATCCGGCCTGATGGCGGAAATATTCTTCTCAACGGTGAGGATGTTACCCATGAACCGATGTATATTCGCGCCAGAAAAGGATTGAGTTATCTTCCTCAGGAACCATCCGTTTTCAGAAAACTGACCGTTGAAGATAACATCCTGGCGATTCTGGAAACTCTGAAGCTGTCGGCTGAAGAAAAAGAGAAACGACTGCAGGAATTGCTGGGGGAGCTGGTTTTAACTCATCTTGCGAAGAACAAAGCCTACTCGCTTTCCGGAGGGGAAAGGAGACGAGTGGAAATTACAAGGGCGCTGGTCACTTCCCCGCGATATATCCTTCTCGACGAGCCCTTTGCCGGTATCGATCCTCTGGCTGTGGCCGATATTCAGAAGATTATCTTGAAGCTCAGGTCGAAAGGAATCGGTGTGGTGATTTCGGATCATAATGTCCGGGAGACGCTTTCCGTTTGTGATCGGGCCTACATCGTCAATGCCGGGAAAATCCTGGTGGAGGGAAAACCGGAAGATATTGCGTCCAGTGAAATGGCAAGGAAAATTTATTTCGGCGAGGATTTTACTCTGTAA
- the rpoN gene encoding RNA polymerase factor sigma-54 — protein sequence MAFELKQNLKLSQQLIMTPQLQQAIKLLQLSRMEMIDVINQEMEENPLLEDAPADEYDETERNHGSEEGKTPEREELRGIERTEEITGEGDGKEEFDWNSYLEDYGTFGTTYDRSDGEAPNWDNVLTEKSTLTDHLMWQLKLSRLTEQEMRVGEQIIGNLDANGYLAASIEEIAGLENVSEKDVETVLKKIQEFDPPGIAARNLQECLLIQVKMLGIQNQLVEAIIQDHMKDLEIKNYNHISRKNKVPVDDVFQAVMIISNMDPRPGSVYNEEKIQAIIPDVYVFKSGDDYKIVLNDDGLPRLRISNFYKEIMGNVKGDSNSESGRKYIRERVQSATWLIKSIQQRQRTIYKVAESIVRHQREFFDRGINYLKPLVLRDIAYDVEMHESTISRVVTNKYMYTPRGIFELKYFFSSSIQRKSGEAIASKSVKEEIRRVIGAEDPLHPYSDQEIVSILESKGIKIARRTVAKYREMMNILPSSRRRRYF from the coding sequence ATGGCATTTGAACTCAAACAGAACCTCAAACTCAGTCAGCAACTGATCATGACTCCACAGCTGCAGCAGGCCATCAAGCTGCTCCAGCTCTCAAGAATGGAAATGATCGATGTCATTAACCAGGAAATGGAAGAGAATCCTTTGCTGGAAGATGCACCTGCGGATGAGTATGATGAAACGGAACGGAATCATGGCAGCGAGGAAGGCAAAACTCCTGAAAGGGAAGAGCTCAGGGGGATTGAACGAACCGAAGAGATAACGGGAGAGGGAGACGGAAAAGAAGAATTCGACTGGAACAGTTACCTCGAAGATTATGGAACGTTCGGGACAACGTATGATCGAAGTGACGGGGAGGCTCCGAACTGGGATAATGTACTGACGGAAAAGTCGACATTGACCGATCATTTGATGTGGCAATTGAAGCTTTCCCGCTTGACGGAACAGGAAATGAGGGTCGGTGAACAGATAATCGGCAATCTGGACGCGAATGGATATCTTGCCGCCTCTATTGAAGAAATTGCCGGGCTGGAAAACGTTTCGGAGAAAGACGTTGAAACGGTTCTGAAAAAGATTCAGGAATTTGATCCCCCCGGGATTGCGGCAAGGAATCTTCAGGAATGCCTGCTTATCCAGGTCAAAATGTTAGGGATACAGAATCAACTGGTTGAGGCTATCATTCAGGATCACATGAAAGACCTGGAGATTAAGAATTACAATCATATTTCCCGGAAAAACAAGGTCCCGGTCGATGATGTTTTTCAGGCGGTTATGATCATCAGCAACATGGATCCAAGACCCGGAAGTGTTTATAATGAAGAGAAAATTCAGGCCATTATTCCTGACGTTTATGTCTTCAAGTCTGGTGATGATTATAAAATTGTTCTGAATGATGACGGTTTGCCCCGCCTGAGGATCAGCAATTTCTATAAAGAAATCATGGGCAACGTCAAAGGCGATTCCAATTCGGAAAGCGGCAGAAAATATATTCGAGAAAGAGTGCAGTCGGCAACCTGGCTGATTAAAAGCATTCAGCAGAGGCAGAGAACCATATACAAAGTGGCGGAAAGCATCGTCAGGCACCAGAGGGAGTTTTTTGACAGAGGGATTAATTATCTGAAGCCGCTGGTTTTACGAGATATCGCTTATGACGTGGAAATGCACGAGTCGACGATCAGCAGAGTGGTAACAAATAAATACATGTACACCCCTCGCGGGATCTTCGAATTGAAATATTTTTTCAGCAGCAGTATTCAACGGAAAAGTGGCGAAGCTATCGCGTCAAAAAGTGTCAAAGAGGAAATCCGCAGGGTCATCGGCGCGGAAGATCCTCTACATCCCTACAGCGATCAGGAAATTGTCAGTATTCTGGAGAGTAAGGGTATTAAAATTGCCCGGAGAACCGTTGCCAAATATCGAGAAATGATGAATATTCTGCCTTCATCCAGAAGGAGAAGGTATTTTTAA
- the raiA gene encoding ribosome hibernation-promoting factor, HPF/YfiA family: MMKISVTFRNTEEEGWQTQYVEDRVKRLNKYIDAPADVHVVLTVEKFRNVAEISVMTNGLNLIGKEESKDMHLAIDNAVEKIERQLKKHKEKIRGYKNNTMKEEETIEAEAFPGELEDVAGAKIVETRKIILKPMSLDDAVLEMDSTKNRFVVYRNAISENVNVIYRRDDGGYLLIETNG, translated from the coding sequence ATGATGAAAATTTCTGTGACCTTCAGGAATACGGAAGAAGAAGGCTGGCAAACGCAATATGTCGAGGACAGGGTGAAAAGGTTAAATAAATATATTGACGCCCCTGCGGATGTTCACGTCGTTCTGACGGTTGAAAAGTTCAGAAATGTTGCAGAAATAAGTGTAATGACCAATGGTTTGAATCTTATCGGCAAGGAAGAGTCGAAGGACATGCACCTGGCCATCGACAATGCCGTTGAGAAGATAGAAAGACAACTTAAAAAACATAAGGAGAAAATCCGGGGCTATAAGAACAACACAATGAAAGAGGAAGAGACGATTGAGGCTGAAGCCTTTCCCGGCGAACTGGAGGATGTTGCAGGGGCGAAGATTGTAGAGACAAGAAAAATCATTTTAAAGCCCATGTCTCTGGATGATGCCGTCCTGGAAATGGATTCGACCAAAAATCGTTTTGTGGTCTATCGGAATGCGATATCCGAAAACGTCAATGTCATTTACAGAAGGGATGATGGCGGTTATCTCCTGATCGAAACCAACGGTTGA
- a CDS encoding PTS sugar transporter subunit IIA encodes MKITDLLKKDFIIEELVSTGKQEVLEELSRSFQKGNVKFNLDAMIKVLLEREKLGSTGIGDHIAIPHGKLNGLDDLIVAFGRSSRGIDFDAMDGKPVNLFFLLMAPEHSTGQHLKALAKISRMLKDHHFRKSLMETKSKDELYQIIADKDDQT; translated from the coding sequence ATGAAAATCACTGATTTGCTTAAAAAAGACTTTATCATCGAAGAGCTGGTCTCAACAGGCAAGCAGGAAGTGCTTGAAGAGTTGTCGCGGAGTTTTCAGAAAGGAAATGTAAAGTTTAACCTGGATGCCATGATTAAAGTCCTTCTGGAACGTGAAAAACTTGGAAGCACCGGAATCGGTGATCATATTGCTATTCCTCACGGGAAATTGAATGGTCTTGACGACCTGATCGTCGCGTTCGGACGAAGCAGCCGGGGGATCGATTTTGACGCGATGGATGGAAAACCGGTAAATTTGTTTTTTCTTCTGATGGCTCCGGAACACTCCACCGGTCAGCATCTTAAGGCGCTGGCCAAAATATCACGAATGTTGAAGGATCATCATTTTCGAAAAAGTCTTATGGAAACCAAATCCAAAGATGAATTATATCAGATTATTGCCGACAAGGATGATCAAACATAA
- a CDS encoding serine kinase of the HPr protein, regulates carbohydrate metabolism, with the protein MVLVTLEKALTFQELLANGVARLGIRQYAGGIGTGEPLIRFCSTGLNNPADLPFLTLLNTICIISLRSPLFFEGELSVSLQLSRYFSGIHPPVNSCLALTDTGHIPEFLIHSLGNSQMFLFASIYDEHLLESRLIGLIREKTELRTTLSGGLVNIEGMGVVITGESGSGKTSCALELVRRGHRWVADDVVAVEKRNDGLLYGRSHGFETSLLEVKGWGIVRAEDVMAPSSIMSESRIDCIMEMVEEVNADKNRESGKPSKVLKNIMGVDLPCVSIRASRDASCPVAEMESCIRTLQRLRR; encoded by the coding sequence ATGGTCTTGGTGACACTGGAAAAGGCTCTCACCTTTCAGGAACTCCTGGCAAACGGGGTTGCCCGTTTGGGAATCAGACAATATGCTGGCGGCATCGGCACGGGTGAACCATTAATCAGGTTCTGCTCAACAGGGTTGAATAATCCGGCAGACCTGCCTTTCCTCACCCTTCTGAATACAATCTGCATCATTTCATTGCGATCCCCCCTTTTTTTTGAAGGAGAGCTGTCCGTTTCTCTCCAGTTAAGCCGTTACTTCTCAGGAATCCATCCTCCGGTAAACTCATGCCTTGCCCTTACCGACACAGGGCACATTCCTGAATTTCTGATCCACAGTCTGGGTAATTCGCAAATGTTCCTGTTTGCGTCGATTTATGACGAACATCTCCTTGAGAGCCGTTTGATCGGGTTGATTCGAGAGAAAACTGAACTACGGACAACCCTCTCCGGAGGACTGGTCAATATCGAAGGAATGGGTGTCGTGATAACCGGGGAAAGCGGTTCGGGGAAGACATCGTGCGCACTTGAACTCGTCAGGCGGGGACATCGCTGGGTGGCGGATGATGTGGTTGCAGTGGAGAAAAGGAACGATGGACTACTTTACGGGCGAAGTCATGGTTTCGAAACCTCTTTGCTGGAAGTCAAGGGATGGGGCATTGTGCGTGCGGAAGACGTCATGGCGCCGTCCTCCATAATGAGCGAGAGCCGAATCGACTGCATAATGGAAATGGTTGAAGAAGTGAACGCGGATAAGAATAGAGAGTCGGGCAAGCCTTCCAAGGTTCTGAAGAATATCATGGGAGTTGATCTGCCCTGTGTCTCGATAAGGGCTTCAAGGGATGCTTCATGCCCGGTGGCGGAAATGGAATCCTGTATTCGAACCTTGCAGCGGTTAAGGAGATGA
- the rapZ gene encoding RNase adapter RapZ has product MNNLRVVIITGLSGSGKSTALRALEDIGFYCVDNMPVVLLPQFLEIQSDKSKDISQVAMVMDLREKSFIETYKGIFEQIKARGYKIEIVFLYATDDALLHRFSETRRVHPLSSVSIMEGIRLEREQLRALEEMADKVIDTTSCNVHQLKDIVQRHFLPSSTARRLFIHLISFGYRYGLPADADLVLDVRFLPNPYWVESLKSFNGHHQDVRRYVLSAEASSIFLQKLFDLMEFLIPLYEKEGKPRITIAVGCTGGKHRSVVMANELWSYFSGRDYPVNVNHRDVGKS; this is encoded by the coding sequence ATGAATAACCTTCGCGTAGTCATTATTACCGGTCTTTCCGGTTCAGGGAAAAGCACGGCGTTAAGAGCACTGGAGGATATCGGTTTTTATTGCGTGGACAATATGCCCGTTGTCCTGCTGCCGCAGTTTCTGGAAATCCAGTCCGACAAATCAAAGGATATCTCTCAAGTGGCCATGGTGATGGACTTGAGGGAAAAATCATTTATCGAAACTTATAAGGGCATCTTCGAACAGATCAAAGCCCGGGGTTATAAGATCGAGATCGTTTTTCTCTATGCCACCGACGACGCTCTGCTGCATCGCTTCAGCGAAACGAGAAGGGTTCACCCTTTGTCGAGTGTTTCGATCATGGAAGGGATTCGTCTGGAGCGCGAGCAGCTTCGCGCCCTGGAGGAAATGGCCGATAAGGTGATTGATACGACTTCCTGCAATGTCCATCAGTTAAAGGATATCGTCCAGCGTCATTTTCTGCCTTCCTCCACGGCCAGACGGTTGTTTATTCATCTGATCTCTTTCGGCTATCGTTACGGTCTCCCGGCCGATGCCGATTTGGTTCTGGATGTTCGTTTTCTTCCCAATCCCTATTGGGTTGAAAGCTTAAAATCCTTCAATGGTCACCATCAGGATGTTCGGCGGTATGTTCTGAGTGCTGAAGCGAGTTCCATCTTTCTTCAGAAGCTGTTCGACCTGATGGAATTTTTGATTCCTCTTTATGAAAAGGAAGGAAAACCACGAATAACCATTGCCGTGGGATGCACGGGGGGGAAGCATCGCTCCGTTGTCATGGCGAATGAATTGTGGTCCTACTTTTCCGGCCGGGATTATCCGGTAAACGTGAACCACCGCGACGTTGGTAAAAGCTGA
- a CDS encoding M23 family metallopeptidase translates to MKPKKNLTLYMIAPIAIVVVALVAWLFLGQRLEFGKPSFTSNGEIRTLGSQTSLNLTFADAKSGLAKTEISLVQDGKTIPLSTMAYPPGKYRNHSVSVVVDAAKLGLREGPAVLHITAKDNALFSNSIAVNRPVTIDFGPPQIFSPNMQNHINPGGTCVVVYRVSEPVIMTGITVDQLFFKAYPITLSGKPGFVSYFAMPMDAGSRPVNIRIVARDQGGNEASMPLPYLLMKETFRSDTMATSESFLQQKMPEFQAANPQLRGKTLLETFMYVNTRMREENNKTIQNVCRNTTPRQLWNGTFLRMKNASPMALFGDRRTYLYDGKPVGESIHMGVDLASTSQAPIEAANSGIVAYTGPLGIYGNAVIIDHGLGLFTLYSHLSSISVKSTQPVSRGGVIGTSGLSGLAGGDHLHFGMIVGDQFVNPQEWWDPHWIQDNVLRKMAVSF, encoded by the coding sequence ATGAAGCCTAAGAAAAACCTGACACTTTATATGATCGCACCCATCGCCATTGTCGTCGTTGCCCTGGTCGCCTGGCTTTTCCTGGGTCAGCGCCTTGAATTCGGCAAGCCTTCCTTTACTTCCAACGGCGAAATTCGGACTCTCGGATCGCAGACCTCCTTGAATCTGACCTTTGCCGACGCGAAAAGCGGTCTTGCGAAAACGGAGATTTCTCTTGTTCAGGACGGGAAAACCATTCCCCTGTCAACCATGGCTTATCCGCCGGGTAAATACAGAAACCACAGCGTCAGCGTGGTGGTCGATGCCGCGAAGCTCGGGCTGCGCGAGGGCCCGGCCGTCCTCCATATCACCGCGAAGGATAACGCCTTGTTCAGCAATTCGATAGCCGTCAACCGGCCGGTCACGATCGACTTCGGACCGCCGCAGATTTTTTCCCCAAATATGCAGAATCACATCAATCCTGGCGGGACCTGCGTTGTCGTTTACCGCGTCTCAGAACCCGTCATCATGACCGGGATCACAGTAGATCAGCTTTTTTTCAAGGCCTATCCAATTACCCTCTCCGGGAAACCCGGCTTCGTCAGTTACTTTGCAATGCCGATGGATGCCGGGAGCAGACCGGTCAACATCCGGATCGTCGCAAGGGATCAGGGAGGCAACGAAGCGTCTATGCCCCTTCCCTATCTGCTTATGAAGGAAACCTTCCGCAGCGACACCATGGCAACAAGTGAATCGTTCCTGCAGCAGAAGATGCCGGAATTTCAGGCAGCCAATCCCCAGCTGCGAGGCAAGACCCTCCTGGAAACCTTCATGTATGTCAACACCCGAATGAGAGAGGAAAACAACAAAACAATCCAGAATGTCTGCCGGAATACAACACCCCGCCAACTCTGGAACGGCACCTTTCTCAGAATGAAAAACGCCTCGCCCATGGCGCTGTTCGGTGACAGGAGAACTTATCTTTACGATGGGAAACCGGTTGGAGAAAGCATTCACATGGGCGTTGACCTGGCATCGACTTCTCAGGCTCCCATCGAGGCCGCCAACAGCGGGATTGTCGCTTACACCGGTCCGTTGGGCATTTATGGAAATGCCGTCATCATTGACCATGGGCTTGGGCTTTTTACGCTGTATTCTCATCTTTCCTCCATCTCGGTAAAAAGCACTCAACCTGTCTCCAGGGGAGGTGTCATTGGAACGAGCGGCTTATCGGGCCTGGCTGGAGGCGATCATCTGCACTTTGGAATGATTGTGGGCGATCAGTTTGTCAATCCCCAGGAGTGGTGGGATCCCCACTGGATTCAGGACAATGTCCTGCGAAAAATGGCGGTGAGTTTTTAG
- the typA gene encoding translational GTPase TypA produces MMKIRNVAIIAHVDHGKTTLVDKLLIQSKIFRENQEVRDCFLDSNDLERERGITILSKNISINYKGHKINIIDTPGHSDFGGEVERVLKMADGAILLVDSFEGAMPQTRFVLQKALSFNLTPILVINKMDKPNRRPAEVLDEVYDLFIDLGADDEQMEFPVLYASSRFGWSSLLPDVEGKDLTSLLDAVIDSIPAPKEVEGPLQMQVTTVDYSDYVGRIAIGRVFRGKIRAGMPIAVLKRDGFTQKSAIKDVFLFEGLQRSKAEEVPCGDICAIIGPEDIDIGDTIADIENPEALPIIPVDEPTMSMTFMHNDSPFFGKEGRYVTGRHLRDRLFRELKSDVALQIEAASGTDALKVYGRGILHLSILIETMRREGYEFQVGQPHVIYKEINNRKAEPIELLIVDAPADLSGRVIEVVGRKRGELKKIDSIGGRSRLEFHIPSRGMIGLRNRLLNATAGEAVINHQFYQYEPFKGSIPHRQNGVLISMQAGPATAYALDALQARGRFFISPGEVVYEGQIIGEHNKEEDMVVNVQRAKKLTNMRASGSDEAVKLSPPVVFSLEEALEYITEGEIVEITPKSIRLRKKILGEWERRKAERLESVS; encoded by the coding sequence ATCATGAAAATAAGAAACGTAGCTATCATCGCCCATGTCGACCACGGCAAGACAACGCTGGTTGACAAACTGCTGATCCAGAGCAAGATCTTCCGTGAAAACCAGGAAGTGCGGGACTGCTTTCTTGATTCCAACGATCTGGAACGCGAACGGGGAATCACCATTCTGTCCAAAAACATCTCCATCAACTATAAGGGTCACAAAATCAACATCATCGACACCCCCGGACATTCCGATTTCGGTGGGGAAGTGGAACGCGTCCTTAAGATGGCTGACGGCGCCATTCTTCTTGTGGACTCCTTTGAAGGGGCGATGCCGCAAACGCGCTTTGTCCTCCAGAAGGCCCTGTCCTTCAATCTGACCCCCATTCTGGTCATCAACAAGATGGACAAGCCGAACCGCAGGCCCGCCGAGGTGCTTGACGAAGTCTATGACCTTTTCATCGACCTGGGCGCAGATGACGAGCAGATGGAATTTCCCGTACTCTATGCATCAAGCCGTTTCGGCTGGTCTTCCCTCCTTCCGGACGTGGAAGGAAAGGATCTGACCTCACTGCTGGATGCCGTGATCGACTCCATTCCCGCACCCAAAGAGGTGGAAGGACCTCTACAAATGCAGGTCACCACGGTGGATTACTCAGATTATGTGGGACGTATCGCCATCGGGCGCGTCTTCCGGGGAAAGATCAGAGCCGGCATGCCGATCGCCGTTCTGAAACGTGACGGATTTACCCAGAAATCGGCGATCAAGGATGTTTTTCTTTTTGAGGGACTGCAGCGCAGCAAGGCGGAGGAAGTTCCCTGCGGGGATATCTGCGCCATTATTGGTCCGGAGGACATCGATATCGGGGACACCATTGCCGACATCGAGAATCCGGAAGCCCTGCCTATCATCCCCGTGGATGAACCGACCATGAGCATGACGTTCATGCATAACGATTCGCCCTTTTTCGGCAAGGAAGGCCGTTATGTCACAGGCCGTCATCTGCGGGATCGCCTTTTCCGCGAGCTGAAGAGCGATGTGGCGCTCCAGATTGAAGCAGCCTCAGGTACCGACGCGTTGAAGGTTTACGGGCGAGGCATTCTGCATCTGTCGATCCTGATTGAGACGATGCGTCGGGAAGGCTACGAATTTCAGGTTGGACAGCCTCATGTGATCTACAAGGAAATCAACAACCGGAAGGCGGAGCCCATCGAGCTGCTTATTGTCGATGCGCCCGCGGATCTCTCGGGCAGGGTCATCGAAGTGGTCGGCAGGAAGCGCGGCGAACTGAAAAAAATTGATTCAATCGGCGGCCGCTCGCGACTGGAGTTCCACATCCCGTCCCGCGGCATGATCGGTTTGCGCAACCGCCTCCTCAACGCCACGGCTGGAGAAGCCGTCATTAATCATCAGTTTTACCAATACGAACCCTTCAAAGGCTCCATCCCTCACCGGCAGAACGGCGTACTGATTTCCATGCAGGCGGGACCAGCCACGGCCTATGCCCTCGACGCACTTCAGGCCCGGGGACGTTTCTTCATCTCGCCGGGGGAAGTGGTCTATGAGGGACAGATCATCGGCGAGCACAACAAAGAGGAAGATATGGTCGTTAACGTTCAGAGGGCAAAGAAACTGACGAACATGCGCGCCTCCGGAAGTGACGAAGCCGTCAAGCTGTCGCCGCCCGTTGTCTTTTCTCTTGAGGAAGCATTGGAGTACATCACTGAAGGCGAAATCGTGGAGATCACTCCCAAATCCATCCGGTTGCGCAAAAAAATCCTCGGCGAATGGGAACGGCGCAAGGCCGAACGTCTGGAAAGCGTGAGTTAA
- a CDS encoding phosphomannomutase/phosphoglucomutase: protein MNPEVFREYDIRGVVDKDLNADFVYRLGQATGTYALRHGASILTAGRDCRLSSEGYHLALIEGLLDSGIDVIDIGMCATPMLYFSIRTLEAGGGIMVTGSHNPPEFNGFKVCVGQDTIYGDEIQVLRTIMESGMYEKGQGRFRKQSVSMDYEDFLCNQFTLRKGMKVVLDGGNGVGGYFALPILKRLGCQVKDLYCEPDGHFPNHFPDPTIPENLSALLTEVKALSADVGLAYDGDADRLGIVADDGRILWGDELLLLFARAILEKNPGAAIIGEVKCSQKLYDDIQARGGRAIMWKAGHSLIKGKMKEEKALLAGEMSGHLFFADRYFGYDDAIYASLRLLEILSETGKSVSALMADVPTTFTTPEIRIDCPDDVKFRIVEEVKEHFRAIGPIIDIDGVRIPFNDGWGLIRCSNTQPVLVLRFEAATKSRLDDIRSSIEEIVFHKLRSC from the coding sequence ATGAACCCAGAAGTATTTCGGGAATACGATATTCGCGGTGTTGTAGACAAGGATTTGAATGCTGATTTCGTCTATCGCCTGGGACAGGCAACCGGCACGTACGCCTTGCGTCACGGTGCCTCTATATTGACCGCGGGCAGGGATTGCCGCCTCAGTTCAGAAGGTTATCATCTTGCCCTGATAGAGGGGCTTCTCGATTCGGGAATCGATGTCATTGATATCGGAATGTGCGCAACCCCCATGCTTTACTTCTCCATCCGCACGCTTGAGGCCGGCGGCGGAATTATGGTAACCGGAAGCCATAATCCGCCGGAATTCAACGGGTTTAAAGTATGCGTGGGTCAGGATACCATTTATGGAGATGAAATTCAGGTTTTAAGAACAATCATGGAATCAGGGATGTATGAAAAAGGACAGGGCCGCTTCCGGAAACAGTCCGTATCGATGGATTATGAGGATTTCCTGTGCAATCAATTTACACTTCGAAAAGGGATGAAAGTCGTCCTCGATGGGGGAAACGGTGTCGGCGGTTATTTCGCTCTGCCCATCTTAAAACGATTGGGTTGCCAGGTAAAAGACTTATACTGTGAGCCGGACGGCCATTTCCCCAACCACTTCCCGGACCCGACAATCCCCGAGAATCTATCCGCCTTATTGACCGAGGTGAAGGCGTTGAGTGCGGATGTGGGTCTTGCCTACGACGGCGATGCGGATCGGCTGGGCATTGTTGCGGACGATGGGCGAATCCTGTGGGGCGATGAACTTCTTCTGCTGTTCGCCCGCGCCATTCTGGAAAAAAATCCCGGAGCGGCCATTATCGGTGAAGTCAAGTGTTCACAGAAATTATACGATGACATTCAGGCCCGCGGCGGCAGAGCCATTATGTGGAAAGCCGGTCACTCCCTGATCAAAGGCAAGATGAAGGAAGAGAAAGCCCTCCTTGCAGGGGAAATGAGTGGACATCTGTTTTTCGCCGATCGATATTTCGGATATGATGACGCCATTTACGCCTCTCTGCGGCTCCTGGAAATTCTTTCCGAAACAGGAAAATCCGTCAGCGCACTGATGGCTGACGTGCCGACAACCTTTACTACGCCGGAAATCCGGATTGACTGTCCGGACGATGTCAAGTTCCGTATCGTCGAGGAGGTCAAAGAACATTTTCGAGCCATCGGCCCGATCATCGATATCGATGGAGTCCGTATCCCCTTCAATGACGGATGGGGATTGATCCGCTGTTCAAATACACAGCCGGTCCTGGTTCTCCGGTTTGAAGCCGCCACGAAGTCCCGATTGGATGACATCCGTTCCAGCATTGAAGAGATTGTTTTTCATAAATTGCGTTCCTGCTGA